The genomic interval TGGGTGCTTTCTATTTGGCTTCGAGGAAAAGCATTAGAAGTTTACCAAAGATTATTCTTGTTTCTTCCATTCTCTTTGGGATTGGATTGTTTGTTTTCTCGCTATCATCAAATATAGCTGTATCGCTTGGAGTAATATTTATTACTGGATTTGGTATGATTGTTCTGTTTGCAGCAACTAACACTCTTCTGCAGCACATTGTTGATGAGGATAAGCGGGGAAGGGTGGTTGCACTCTACGGTTTATCGTTTATGGGTATTACACCTCTTGGAAGCCTTTTGCTTGGTTCAATTAGCCCTACATTTGGTGTACAGCTAACCCTTACAATATCAGGATTGCTTTGCCTGTTAGCGGTGGTTTTGTTCGGCAGGAATTATGGAACTATCGCTCAGACCGTAAAAAGATTTGAAAACAGCCACTAACCCTGTTCTGGTATAAATAAAAAGCCGTCCTAATGCGGACGGCTTTCAAGTATTGTTGGGTTGAATTACTTTTTCTCGGAGAGTTTTTGTACGGCAACTGCCGAAGCCTCAAGAATAGGAGTAACCGAAAGAGGCTCACCAACACCTTTCTTAAGCCAGAGTTGAGGGATTAAACGACCCTGTGAGTAAATCCGTTCAACCTCTGCAGCAAAAGAGCGACCACGGAACTGCTTTTCCAGCTGAAAATCGATAAGATGACCTATTGGGTAAGCCGATAGGTAAAGCGGATTGTCAATCATATGTGAGTAAATGGCAAGTATGGGCTCGTCGGTGCTGCCAAACACATCGGCGTAGTATTTATTCCAAATGTCGCGCGCAATGGTAAGGGTAGCATTACGAACCTCATCGGCGGTAGCATTGGGGTTGTTGTACAACCACTTCCAGAGGTTAATATCAACCAGCGATACGCCCATAATTTCGTAGCACGACCAAAGGTTATCGAGGGTTTCAAGGTATTCCTTATCGGGGTTAACCTCCTTCATGCCCAGCACATCAAGGTCGCGTTTCTGGAACACGAATGCCAATGCCTCAGTAAAGGCTGTGTTAGGCACACCGTGCATTATGTAGTAATCAACATCGTGCAGGGTAATGGTTTGCTCCACGTTGTGGCCAAACTCATGCATGGCAATGTTAAATCCCTTGTAGTTCATGCCCGAAGCAGGAACACGGGTGCGGAGCAGTGCCACATCGTTGTGCATCTCGGCACCCCATGCATGCCCTGCGCCACGCGAGGCCTCAACTTTTACCCGGTCGGCAATGAATTTAGCTTTTTCCTTGCTCCATCCGAGCGAGGTAAGGATATTTGGAAGCTCAGCCTCAAAGGCTTTGGCATCGCGAAAACGCTTGGTGGTAATGCCATCAAGTTTTTCAGCAGGGATGCCGCTGCGGGCTTTAAATCCATCGTACCAGATATCGAATGGCTGTAACGGGCGACCTAAGCGCTGGCTGATTAGTTTCCCAGCTTCGCGAACCTCCTTTGACGATACCAAATCAATAAACAGCTGTTCAACCTCATCGACCGGAAGTTCAAACTCACCCTCAAACTTGCGTTGTATGTAGTTTGGCATTTTAAGGGTGTACTCGTCAATAGCTTTTAGTGCCTTGAATTGGTTTATTACATGCTGGTAGCGAGTATTAGGCTCGGGTGTAGCTTGAACCTCATTACCTTCCTTGGTTAAAGTATTGGTATATGGATTCCACTTATACTCGTTGCTGTTGATAACCTGCTGGGGTATGGATTGGTCTATGATTCGCTTCATCACCTGGTAAATCATCTGCTGGTGAGCAAGTCCATCCTCCTTGTTGGCATAGTGCGACTTTAGCTCATCGCGCAATCCCCAGTGCGATATCAACTTCATATCGGCAGGGAACATGGTTTGACCCTTGTCATCCACAAGGTTGCCCATGTAAATGTTATACTCGCTGATGTAGGTATCGGCATTGGTGTTTACTGTTGAAAAGTTCTGGATGAGCTGGGCCGGAACTCGACTTGTGAACATATCGCCCATGCGAGCGTAAGCCCATTGCTTGCGGCTCCAGTTTTCACCCATTTCGGTTTTTTCCTTCAGGGTGTAGTATGGGAAGTTTAGGGCAGTAATAAATGCAATCTTGTTGGCATAGAGGTCGTCGTTTAAATGTGCTGCCGCGTTGTATGAGCCAAAGAGTTCATCAATGGGGGTTACTGGCCCCCAGTCCAGGTGGAGGGGTTTCATGAGTTCCTTACTCAACAGGATGAAGTAGCCATTTAGCATTTCAAAACCATAGGATAGCTTGTTGAATAGCTGCTCCAGCGCTGCATCGTCCGATACAAATTGTGTGGTGCAGAACTGCTCAAAATCGGTCTCGGTGCCATCGGTAATCCTCCAAAGCATGGCCACTTGAGCAACTCCGCGTTCAATTCTTTCCTTTTGGGAATCGCCGTGCTGTTTAACCAGTTCAGCAGTTACTTTTTTCACTGTGGCATCGCTAATGGGCGATACGTCCACCTTTTGTTCAGGTTGATTGCACTGTGCCATAAGCAATGCGGTTGCAATAGTTAGTAGTGTAAATATTTTTCTCATGGTGAGTTGGTTTGAGTTTAACAATGTAGTTACAAAAATGCAAATTCATAGGTTAGATTGCAATTCATTCTGAAAGTTTATCAAGTTTTTTACTATAGAATTATTTTTGCTGATGTTTAAAAGTGAATTAGCTATGGATTGTAAAAAAGAGAATAACTCCAAGTTTTGCAACTGCTCCTACCCATGCGGTAAGCATGGTGTGTGTTGCGATTGTTTAGCCTATCACCGTAAGAATGGCGAACTGCCTGCCTGCTATTTTCCAGCCGATATTGAGCGTGGATACGATAGGTCCATTGAAAATTTTATCAGAGTGGTTAAGGAAAGGGGAACAGGTTACTTAAGGTAGAAAATAAAAAAGGTGACACGTAAGTGTCACCTTTTTGGTGTGTAACTTTTTACTATTCAAATTGTTTAAAAGCTTCCTTGATAAGGCCAATAGCCTCACGTAGTTGCTCCTCAGTAATAACAAGGGGTGGGGCGAAACGGATAATATTTCCGTGAGTTGGCTTTGCCAGAACACCTTTTTCGGCCATGGCCAAGCAAACGTCCCAAGCTGTTTTACCGGGCTTATTACGGATAACCACTGCGTTAAGCAATCCCTTACCACGAACAAGCTCAATCATTTCGCTCTTGATGTTCTTCATCTCATCGCGGAAGATTTTGCCAAGGCGTTCAGCGTTTTCAGCAAGTTTCTCTTCCTTAACTACCTCAAGGGCTGCAATGGCAACCTTTCCGGCAAGTGGGTTCCCGCCAAAGGTTGAGCCATGCTCGCCTGGCTTAATGGTAAGCATAATCTCATCGTCGGCAAGCACGCACGAAACAGGCATTGCGCCGCCTGAAATAGCTTTACCCAGAATTAGGATATCGGGACGAACTCCTTCGTGATCGCAAGCTAGCATTTTACCTGTGCGGGCAATACCGGTTTGAACCTCGTCGGCAATGAAAAGCACGTTGTGCTTCTTGCAGAGGTCATAAGCTTTTTTCAGGTAACCTTCATCGGGAACAAATACACCTGCTTCGCCCTGGATTGGTTCAACAAGGAAACCAGCAACATTAGGGTCCTGCAATGCTTTTTCAAGGGCTGGAATATCGTTGTAAGGAATCTTGATAAAACCAGGAGTGTATGGACCGAACCCGCCATAGGAATCTGGGTCGGTTGACATGGAAATTACGGTGATTGTACGGCCATGGAAATTGTTCTCGCAAACAATAATCTTGGCCTCGCCATCCTTAATTCCCTTAACGTTATATGCCCAGCGGCGGCAAAGCTTTAGTGCAGTTTCATCGGCTTCGGCTCCGGTGTTCATGGGTAAAACCTTGTCGTAACCAAAGTATTTGGTTACATACTCCTCAAATTCGCCAAGTACGTTGTTATAAAACGCGCGTGATGTTAGGGTTAACTTTTGTGCTTGCTCACACATGGCGTTAATGATTTTTGGGTGGCAGTGCCCCTGGTTAACTGCTGAGTATGCCGATAGAAAGTCGTAGTAACGCTTCCCTTCAACATCCCATAAGTAAACGCCTTGACCCCTTTCCAGCACAACAGGCAGTGGGTGATAGTTATGAGCGCCATACTTGCTTTCGCGCTCCATGTAATCCTTTGGTGTCATCTTGCTCATAGTTTTTGTTTTTTTGTTATATGTTGATATTTAGATGATTATGTTACTTCTAATCAGTTATTTGTCGTTTTGCAAGGTTAAGTATTGTTAACCAATTTTCAAAGAGTTGTTTAGATTTACAAAATATGTTAAGAAACATAAGTCGGAAAACCTTTGAAAACAATGATATTCCTAACAATTCGTAATGAATTTAGCGATTGAATTCAGGGTAAAAAATCTCTACGTTGTAATAGCTTTTTTAAACTTTGTTGGGGTTATCTTGTTAATGCAACAAATAATTCAAAAATAGAATGAACGAAATATTACAATCAATTCAACAGCGCCGAAGCGCTATGGCCTTTAGCCCTGAGCCAATTCCAAATGAGCATTTAATTCAGCTTTTTAGGGCTGCCATACTAGCTCCATCGGCATATAACGAACAGCCCTGGTTGTTTTTTGTTGCAAACAGGGGAAATACCTCAGCCTTTGAAAGTGTGCTTAATACCTTAGCCCCTGCCAACCAGGAGTGGGCTAAGAGTGCAGGTGCATTAGTGGTTACAGCAGCCCGTAAAAACTACACCAGAACAGGTGAGTCCAACTACTATGCCCTGCACGATTTGGGAATGGCTACAGCCATGTTTTTAGTTCAGGCTCAATCCATGGGTTATGTTACACATATGATGGGCGGCTTTGACCATATAAGCATTAGGAGTGCTATTAAACTTGATGATGGCTACCAAATTGGAGCGGTAATTGCTTTAGGAAAACCCGGAAGCATCGAAAATCTTAACCCTCAGAATAAACAAAGAGAACTGTCGCCACGGATTAGGCTGGAGCTTGAAAAGATCTTAAGAATTCTTTAAAATTATAAAACCCGGACCATTTATATTATTGATCCGGGTTTACTTTTAAAATCACTTTAGGGATTAAAGCATAAAGCTTTCGACCATATGTATAAGTTGTTGCGCTTGGCTATTTAGCTCTTCAGCACTTGATGCAATTTCCTCAGCCAGCGATGCGTTATGCTGAGTGAGTTGATTTAGCTGTTGGATAGAGTCGTTTACTTGGTTAGCCCCTGCGTTTTGTTCCACGCTTGCAGCAGCAATTTCTTGAACTAATTCAGCAGTTTTCTCAATTTGAGGTACAATTGATTCAAATTGTTTACCAGCCGATTCCGCAGTACTAACACTTGAGTTTGAAAACTGTCCAATTTCATCGGCAGCCGTCCTACTACGTTCAGCCAACTTACGAACCTCAGCGGCAACAACCGCAAAACCTTTACCATGCTCTCCGGCACGGGCAGCCTCTACGGCTGCATTCAGTGCAAGTATATTTGTTTGAAATGCAATGTCGGTTATAATATTTATTTTTTCATTGATCAGCATCATGGACTTTATTGCTGATGTTACTGACTCTTTCCCTTTTTTTCCACCTTCAGCTGCCGATTTTGAAATTTTTTCGGTTTCCTTTGCATTGTTGGTGTTTTGCTGAATGCTTGAAACCATTTGTTCCATTGAACTGCTGATTTCTTCTACTGACGATGCTTGTTCATTGGTTCGTTCCGATAGCTGTTGGCTACCTTGGCTCATTTGTGAGGCTGCTTGGGTGAAGCTTTCCGCAGCATCTCTAATACCAGAAATCATCTCTTTAAGGTTATTAACCATGTTTTTCATAGCAAGGTAAACCTGGCCAATCTCATCGGCAGGGATATTGTCGTTCATTTGTATTGATAAGTCGCCATTGGCAACTCTATTGGTAACCACTACCAGCTTATTTAATGGGCTAAGTATTCGGCGCAGTGCCAGTACTAAAAGAGTTATTCCAATTGCCAGCATTACTAATCCAATGCTTATTTGATACCACATCATCGCCCGAGCATTGGCTGTTATATAGCTCATTGGAATCGAAAGCCTAACCTGCCAGGGTAATTGGCTGTTGCCTACATAAATTGGGACTTTAACATTAAGCCAATCATTTTCTTCTTCTTTAACTTCCTGACCATCCTTAAGTAGCTTTATTTGACGGGCATAATCGGTAGGGTCTAATTCCTTGAGCGATTTTCCAATCTGGTCTGCATTAATGGTTGAAGCCACAATAACTCCCTCATTACTGAGAATTGAAATATTTGCTCCTCGCTCAAGCAAGTAAGATTTTGACACCATTTCCTGAATGAAGTCAATAGTATAGTCAATACCTGTTACCCCAATAAACCTGTCGTTGCCAATGATTGGAGCCATAAACGACACCATGTAAACCATCTTCCCCTGAACCGGATAGTAAACAGGTTCTGTTACAAAGTCAGTTTTTAGCTCTTTGGGTCTAAAATACCAGGGTGCCTTACTGGGGTCGGTATAATCTATTAATGGCTCAATTACATATGAACCATTTTCTGATTTTGTTAAATAGGATATAAATCGTCCAGTTTCATCATGCCCGGGTTTGTTGATAAATTGGTTGTCTTTTCCATCGAAGGCGTTAGGTTCAAAGCAAAGAGTGAACCCGAGGTAATCGGGGTCGCTGAGTAGAACCTGGCCGGCCATTCGTTGTGCTTGCTCCCGGCTAATCGCATTGCCTGTTCCTGAAATTGTAACATAGCTTAAGGCATCGGCTATAGCTCTTGCTGAGAGCATGGCCTTATTCATTTTATGCTTTATAAGATCGGCGTAATTTTTTGAAACTGCAACAGCTTCGGCCTTGGCATCGTCAATTGCAACCCTTCTGGCATTCATTGCACTAAACATTACCTGGGCTGAGATTATTAAAAAGATGCTTCCGCCAACCAGTAATGAAAGTTTTACCAGAATCGACTTTGATCTTAGTTTCATACCCTCTTACTTTAAGGTTAGTCCTACAACAAAATACACATCCTCCTTGGCAGGGTTTAATATGAATGAGGCTGATAGAGGTAAGGAAAAATGGTCAGTTACCTTTACATCTTTAGAAACTGTAAATCCCAAATTGACTATGTTGGCGCCTGTGTGGTAGAGCCCCTTTGCTGGCGTTCCACCTAGAAATACATCTATTGAATAGTCATTAAGGTTAAACGGATAACCCACCTCGAAATAGGTGGAGTAATACTGATTGCCATCGGCATCGCGATCGTTTCCGTAAAAGAACGTGGCGGCTAGCGCCCTAAGCGGAAAACTCTCAGTCCCATTCCAGGCAAGTGTGACTTCAAGGGCATGGCCGGTTATCTTTCTGTCCCACTTAAAGTATTTAATTGAGGCCATGTCCGCTTCGTTTTCATTGTAGTAGTCAAATAGGGTTGCGGAAAAACCTCCAATAGCGTATGTAATATACAGATCTACTTCAGCGTAGTTCTGGTTAAAACTGTATGAAGCCCAACTTCCGATGCTAAAATTACCTACTGATAGCGACAGATCAGGTTGAAAGTTTGGGCTGGAGTTATATAGCAAACCCCTCCAAATATACCTGCTTACAATGTTAATGCTGTAATCAACTGAAACATTTGAATTGGAACTTGATGTTTCTTGCGCAATTGAAACTGAACCAGTCAGAATAATTGCCAAACCAATTATTATCCTTTTCATGTGGTTGATTTTTTTGTGTTATCTTAAACGTACGTTCAATAACATGAAAAGGTTTAGTTTCAATATTTGAAATTTTGGTGATATTTATCACCTTTTTAATGCCTATTACATATGGAATTGAAACTACAGTTTTCGCATAGCTTGATGTTTGATGTCTGTGAAAATGGGCTATCATCAACTATTCTGTATATCAATGATTTTAGGTAGCTAATAAATTCTTCCCAAAACTCATCGGTATCCGGAACTTCGGTGCTTGGTATTCCGTCGGTGCTGCGAACATACCAAAGCAGAATGTCAACATCACCATTGCCTAAACTATTTTCTTGGGTATAAATGAACTTGTAAACAAGTTGCTGGAACAGTCCATCCTTATCGATTTTCCCATCAAAATCGCTGATGTTGCTAATTTTAGTTTTGGCTGGTTCGTGCTTACCGGTTTTAAAATCTACAATGGTCAGTTTCCCATTTTTGAGTTCCAAACGGTCGATTTTTCCGCCAAGTCGGACGTTTAAGGCTTTGCCGTTAAGTTCAATTGGTATTACCGTTTCAACTTCTTCCTCTATTGCCAACAGCTTGTATGGTGTCCTGTTAGGGTCGGAACTTAGGGCATTCCTTACCATCCAGTTCACCCTTTCCAGCAGCAACCTATTCCGCCCGTTCAGCTCATCGATATTTCCGTTAAACTTACTAATTTCTTTAAAAGCCCTAAAAACAGTTTCTTCAACTAATCCAAGCTGGTTAAGTCTGTTCTGGATCTGGTCTTTTGTCACTTCTTTACCAACAAAACCGCTATAGATTTGTTCCATTGCTTTATGGAATACGCTGCCAATGCCCATGGCATCGAGCTCTTCATCGAGCTCATCGGGGGCTGATATGCCCAACACTCTGTTAAAAAAGAAACTTAAGGAGCAGTTCTTAAACTCCGATAGAGCCGATGGGGAGAGGTACCTACTGCCCTCAGTTGTTTCAAAATACTTGCTTAATCTTTTAGCAATGGCCTCATTTTTAGTCACCTCAATAGGTCTTTCGCTATTTACGCCAAGATCAAAGTTAACGGTTACTTCTTTTATGTTTAGGTTTGACTCCATTTGAAGCTGCTTAACAAAGCGACTTAGTTCACCCGATTTTAATCCCTCGGTTATGTTTGTGTATACAAGGTAGATATTTTCGGCGCGTTGCATTAAGCGGTAAAAGTAGTAGGCGTATACCGCATTTTGGTGCTTGTAGTCGGGCAATCCGTATGCTTGCCGTAGGGTAGGCACTATGAACGATGGGCTAAAGTGGCTTCCCGGTAAAAGATTGTCGTTTACCGAGAGAATTACAAGGTTTTTAAAGTCGAGGTTACGGGTTTCCAGGAAACCCATTATCTGTATACCCGAAAGAGGCTCGCCTATAAACGATACTCTTTGCTCAGCTAAAGCTTTGGTTAGGTATGAGCGGAACGTTTTGTTGGAGTATTCTTCATTTATCTCCGATATCACTAGGCTTAACCGTTTTAAGGCTCGATTAATGGTAAGCAGGTATTCAACTTCAAGCTTAAGCTTATCGTCGTTAGCATCCATTTCATGGGTTAATCGGCTAACAATTGAGTTAATGCACGTGGCAAGGTAGTTTGCCAGCTCTGAACCCTTGGTTACAGGCTTGAAAATTTGCTCCAGGATGTCGCTTCCACTAAAGGTGTCGGGGGGGATGTTTAGTAATTGCCTATCGATGATTATATCCCTTATCCTATTGGCCTCGTCGGGGCACGCAAGTTGAATGTAGGGATGCGATAGTATTAGCAGAACATCGCGGTAGTAGAACTTGGTTTGTTTATCGCTCGATTTTTGGAGAGTTAGCAGGGCATCAATAAAAGAGTAGGCCGAAGTTTCGCGCAGCGGATACTCCATGGTAATATTGGCATTACTGTACTTCTCGGGTAATGCCGTGAGCAGCGGAAGCAAAAGTTTCTCGTCGGGTAAAACCACTGCCGTGGTTAGCTCATTAGTGTTGTTAATGTTTAGCTCATCAAGAATATCGGGAACAATTTTGGTTTGTGTTACTTCCGATGGCGATGAAATAAGTGTTACCTTTTTGCTAGAGCCTTTATTCCCAATGAAATCAAAGGTTGTGTTGCTAAGAGCATTCGGAAACAGTTTAAGATTCTGGCGCATGAATAGTCCTGCCTCGTGATCGACACCTGTTGGGGAGTTTATGTAGTAATTGTCGTAGTCCCAATAGAAAAGCGCTCTTTCTCCACTTTTTAGAAGCAAAAGCAATCGTTGTTCCGACTTGCTTAGTGCGTTAAACCCAATAAAAACAAATTTTTGATTTGGTATGGCTGATGTGCCGCCCTCCAATTCCTTTACGGCTAGCCGGTAAGCTAATCCCTCGTAGGCTATTCCTTCCGATATTAAGCTGTTGGTAAAGGCATTGTAAATTCCGTAAAGGTTTGCCCAAATTTTTGAGTAGCGTGAACGAATTAGCGATTCGCCCTCGGATGAAACAAGGTTTAGGAATTTTTCAATTAGTTCAATAGTTTCCTTATCAAACTCGTTGAATTGCTGCTCAATTTCCTTAAGGTCGTTGATATTGGTGAATAGCTTTTTAGGGTCAACCAGGTATTTGTCAATCTGGTCGAAATCGGAAAGCATTACATTTCCCCAGAAGTAAAACTCATCGTAAGGTTCAAGGCTGTGGGTGGCCTGGCAATAAACTTTGTAAAGCTTATAGTTGAGCATTAGCGGGTCGGCTGGTTTTACACCAGAATAGCTGAACATCAGGTCGCTAATGGTTGTTGTTTCAGGCAACCAAATAGGTTTAGCAATTTGCTTGCTAAGGTATCTGCTGAAGAAAAGCGATGCCCTTCGGTTTGGAAAAACCAGGGTTAATTTTGAAATATCATTTCCGTGTGTTGAGTATAAATGCTCTGCAACAGTCTCAAGAAATGGTTTCATTTTTTTTGTTATAGTCGGTAAAAGTAAATTGCTTGCTCTTTAGTGCTGTCGCCAAATTGTGTAAAAAAGTTTTCGCTCATCAACTCCTCTTGGGTGTTGGGGTCAAGGTACATAACTGTAACCTTAACCTTTCCGGTATCTTCGACCTTAAACTTAGCGTAGTTGTAAACAAATCCTTTTCCCTTTGGGTT from Tenuifilum sp. 4138str carries:
- a CDS encoding DUF6485 family protein; amino-acid sequence: MDCKKENNSKFCNCSYPCGKHGVCCDCLAYHRKNGELPACYFPADIERGYDRSIENFIRVVKERGTGYLR
- the rocD gene encoding ornithine--oxo-acid transaminase, which codes for MTPKDYMERESKYGAHNYHPLPVVLERGQGVYLWDVEGKRYYDFLSAYSAVNQGHCHPKIINAMCEQAQKLTLTSRAFYNNVLGEFEEYVTKYFGYDKVLPMNTGAEADETALKLCRRWAYNVKGIKDGEAKIIVCENNFHGRTITVISMSTDPDSYGGFGPYTPGFIKIPYNDIPALEKALQDPNVAGFLVEPIQGEAGVFVPDEGYLKKAYDLCKKHNVLFIADEVQTGIARTGKMLACDHEGVRPDILILGKAISGGAMPVSCVLADDEIMLTIKPGEHGSTFGGNPLAGKVAIAALEVVKEEKLAENAERLGKIFRDEMKNIKSEMIELVRGKGLLNAVVIRNKPGKTAWDVCLAMAEKGVLAKPTHGNIIRFAPPLVITEEQLREAIGLIKEAFKQFE
- a CDS encoding nitroreductase family protein is translated as MNEILQSIQQRRSAMAFSPEPIPNEHLIQLFRAAILAPSAYNEQPWLFFVANRGNTSAFESVLNTLAPANQEWAKSAGALVVTAARKNYTRTGESNYYALHDLGMATAMFLVQAQSMGYVTHMMGGFDHISIRSAIKLDDGYQIGAVIALGKPGSIENLNPQNKQRELSPRIRLELEKILRIL
- a CDS encoding methyl-accepting chemotaxis protein, giving the protein MKLRSKSILVKLSLLVGGSIFLIISAQVMFSAMNARRVAIDDAKAEAVAVSKNYADLIKHKMNKAMLSARAIADALSYVTISGTGNAISREQAQRMAGQVLLSDPDYLGFTLCFEPNAFDGKDNQFINKPGHDETGRFISYLTKSENGSYVIEPLIDYTDPSKAPWYFRPKELKTDFVTEPVYYPVQGKMVYMVSFMAPIIGNDRFIGVTGIDYTIDFIQEMVSKSYLLERGANISILSNEGVIVASTINADQIGKSLKELDPTDYARQIKLLKDGQEVKEEENDWLNVKVPIYVGNSQLPWQVRLSIPMSYITANARAMMWYQISIGLVMLAIGITLLVLALRRILSPLNKLVVVTNRVANGDLSIQMNDNIPADEIGQVYLAMKNMVNNLKEMISGIRDAAESFTQAASQMSQGSQQLSERTNEQASSVEEISSSMEQMVSSIQQNTNNAKETEKISKSAAEGGKKGKESVTSAIKSMMLINEKINIITDIAFQTNILALNAAVEAARAGEHGKGFAVVAAEVRKLAERSRTAADEIGQFSNSSVSTAESAGKQFESIVPQIEKTAELVQEIAAASVEQNAGANQVNDSIQQLNQLTQHNASLAEEIASSAEELNSQAQQLIHMVESFML
- a CDS encoding PD-(D/E)XK nuclease family protein produces the protein MKPFLETVAEHLYSTHGNDISKLTLVFPNRRASLFFSRYLSKQIAKPIWLPETTTISDLMFSYSGVKPADPLMLNYKLYKVYCQATHSLEPYDEFYFWGNVMLSDFDQIDKYLVDPKKLFTNINDLKEIEQQFNEFDKETIELIEKFLNLVSSEGESLIRSRYSKIWANLYGIYNAFTNSLISEGIAYEGLAYRLAVKELEGGTSAIPNQKFVFIGFNALSKSEQRLLLLLKSGERALFYWDYDNYYINSPTGVDHEAGLFMRQNLKLFPNALSNTTFDFIGNKGSSKKVTLISSPSEVTQTKIVPDILDELNINNTNELTTAVVLPDEKLLLPLLTALPEKYSNANITMEYPLRETSAYSFIDALLTLQKSSDKQTKFYYRDVLLILSHPYIQLACPDEANRIRDIIIDRQLLNIPPDTFSGSDILEQIFKPVTKGSELANYLATCINSIVSRLTHEMDANDDKLKLEVEYLLTINRALKRLSLVISEINEEYSNKTFRSYLTKALAEQRVSFIGEPLSGIQIMGFLETRNLDFKNLVILSVNDNLLPGSHFSPSFIVPTLRQAYGLPDYKHQNAVYAYYFYRLMQRAENIYLVYTNITEGLKSGELSRFVKQLQMESNLNIKEVTVNFDLGVNSERPIEVTKNEAIAKRLSKYFETTEGSRYLSPSALSEFKNCSLSFFFNRVLGISAPDELDEELDAMGIGSVFHKAMEQIYSGFVGKEVTKDQIQNRLNQLGLVEETVFRAFKEISKFNGNIDELNGRNRLLLERVNWMVRNALSSDPNRTPYKLLAIEEEVETVIPIELNGKALNVRLGGKIDRLELKNGKLTIVDFKTGKHEPAKTKISNISDFDGKIDKDGLFQQLVYKFIYTQENSLGNGDVDILLWYVRSTDGIPSTEVPDTDEFWEEFISYLKSLIYRIVDDSPFSQTSNIKLCENCSFNSICNRH